One segment of Peromyscus leucopus breed LL Stock chromosome 5, UCI_PerLeu_2.1, whole genome shotgun sequence DNA contains the following:
- the LOC114709972 gene encoding 40S ribosomal protein S2-like has product MLGRLVKDMKIKSLEEIYLFSLPTKESKIIDFFLGASLKDEVLKIMPVQKQTWVGQRTRFKAFVAIGNYNGHVGLGVKCSKEVATAIRGAIILAKLSIVPVRRGHWGNKIGKPHTVPCKVTGRCGSVLVRLIPAPRGTGIVSAPVPKKLLMMAGVDDRYTSARGCTATPGNFVKATVDAISKTYCYLTPDLWKETVFTKSPYQEFTNHLAKTHTRISVQRTQAPAVATI; this is encoded by the coding sequence ATGCTGGGCCGCCTGGTTAAAGACATGAAGATCAAGTCCCTGGAGGAGATCTACCTGTTCTCCCTGCCCACTAAGGAATCCAAGATCATTGACTTTTTCCTGGGCGCATCCCTAAAGGATGAGGTCCTAAAGATCATGCCAGTGCAGAAGCAGACTTGGGTTGGCCAGCGGACCAGGTTCAAGGCTTTTGTCGCTATTGGGAACTACAATGGTCATGTTGGTCTTGGTGTTAAGTGCTCCAAGGAAGTAGCCACTGCCATCCGAGGGGCCATCATCTTGGCCAAGCTGTCCATTGTCCCTGTGCGGAGAGGCCACTGGGGGAACAAGATTGGCAAGCCCCACACTGTCCCGTGCAAAGTGACAGGCCgctgtggctctgtgttggtgCGTCTCATCCCTGCCCCCAGGGGCACTGGCATCGTCTCTGCTCCTGTGCCTAAGAAGCTACTGATGATGGCCGGTGTTGATGACCGCTACACGTCAGCCAGGGGCTGCACTGCCACCCCGGGCAACTTTGTCAAAGCCACCGTTGATGCCATCTCCAAGACCTACTGCTACCTGACCCCAGACCTCTGGAAAGAGACAGTGTTCACCAAGTCTCCTTATCAGGAATTCACTAACCACCTTGCTAAAACCCACACCAGAATCTCTgttcagagaacccaggctccagctgtggcCACCATATAA